One part of the Streptomyces ferrugineus genome encodes these proteins:
- a CDS encoding coproporphyrinogen-III oxidase family protein, which yields MNSPHDQLAEYIRQGVIPPYQYSYPPRSTYRRLDEGAWDVHDVWAKDLAAYQVPELSLYLHVPFCRYKCGFCNLYTVISTDEDLYDAYTDALCTQLRDHAEIIRARRLRTVYIGGGTPALLSTRHFEQIFATLGEIYPNWRSTVEEVALEATPDSIVADPDGFGRLLDLGLTRANIGIQSLVPQEIREAGRGQAGEDVIRRAVEIVHERGLPDLSTDLIMGFAGQTPETWRHSVDELAGLAPTTISTYFLTVRPDAWFSKTGAYQYMWRPELYERYDYAREVFTAHGYVQEGSVRYKKPGRGGYAQKVLTFHGVPLLGLGVGARSYTSVLDYMTGSVKPSMSEVADYIRSAKAHRLQPTTGFALTPEEIVRKRLVLDTFDLDLSELDRFGLDMIGEEVEEILDAAHANGLIHRVGPRRVQLTPKGFKYRDILSWMFYSDHVKTLDREYYEGLHEANARARRNMGTPVRITGIGTARESA from the coding sequence GTGAACAGCCCGCACGACCAGCTCGCCGAGTACATCCGACAGGGCGTCATCCCCCCGTACCAGTACTCGTATCCGCCCCGCTCCACCTACCGGCGGCTCGACGAGGGCGCCTGGGACGTCCACGACGTATGGGCGAAGGACCTGGCCGCCTACCAGGTGCCCGAACTCAGCCTGTATCTGCACGTCCCGTTCTGCCGCTACAAATGCGGGTTCTGCAACCTCTACACCGTCATATCCACGGACGAGGACCTCTACGACGCCTACACCGACGCGCTCTGCACCCAGCTCCGCGACCACGCGGAGATCATCCGGGCGCGCCGGCTGCGCACCGTCTACATCGGCGGCGGCACCCCCGCGCTGCTCTCGACCCGGCACTTCGAGCAGATCTTCGCCACCCTGGGCGAGATCTACCCCAACTGGCGCTCCACCGTGGAGGAGGTGGCCCTGGAGGCCACTCCGGACTCCATCGTCGCCGACCCCGACGGCTTCGGGCGGCTGCTCGACCTGGGCCTCACCCGCGCCAACATCGGCATCCAGTCGCTGGTACCGCAGGAGATCCGCGAGGCCGGGCGCGGCCAGGCGGGCGAGGACGTCATCCGCAGGGCCGTCGAGATCGTCCACGAGCGCGGACTGCCGGACCTGTCGACGGATCTGATCATGGGGTTCGCCGGGCAGACCCCCGAGACCTGGCGGCACTCGGTGGACGAGCTGGCGGGGCTCGCCCCGACGACCATCTCCACCTACTTCCTCACGGTGCGACCGGACGCGTGGTTCTCCAAGACCGGCGCGTACCAGTACATGTGGCGGCCCGAGCTGTACGAGCGCTACGACTACGCCCGTGAGGTGTTCACCGCGCACGGCTACGTCCAGGAGGGCTCCGTCCGCTACAAGAAGCCCGGTCGCGGCGGCTATGCGCAGAAGGTCCTCACCTTCCACGGCGTCCCCCTGCTCGGCCTCGGTGTCGGGGCCCGCTCCTACACCTCCGTCCTCGACTACATGACCGGCAGCGTCAAGCCGTCCATGAGCGAGGTCGCCGACTACATCCGCAGCGCCAAGGCGCACCGCCTGCAGCCGACCACGGGGTTCGCGCTCACCCCGGAGGAGATCGTCCGCAAACGCCTCGTGCTCGACACCTTCGACCTCGATCTGTCCGAACTCGACCGCTTCGGCCTGGACATGATCGGCGAGGAGGTGGAGGAGATCCTCGACGCCGCCCACGCCAACGGTTTGATCCACCGCGTCGGCCCGCGCCGCGTCCAGCTCACGCCCAAGGGCTTCAAGTACCGCGACATCCTTTCCTGGATGTTCTACTCCGACCACGTCAAAACCCTCGACCGCGAGTACTACGAGGGCCTGCACGAGGCCAACGCCCGCGCCCGCAGGAACATGGGCACGCCGGTGCGGATCACCGGGATCGGCACCGCCCGGGAGAGCGCGTGA